From the Phragmitibacter flavus genome, the window ACCAATGTCCGTGGAACGGTGGCGATGGCAAAATTTGGGGGCGATCCCGACAGCGCTACCAGCCAGTTTTTTATCAATCTCGTTGATAACTCCGATGGCCTGGATGCTACCAATGGCGGTTTTACCGTCTTTGGCCGTGTGGTTGGTCCAATGACCGTGCCCGATCTGCTTTCCACTCAGCCAACGAGCGACCGGACCGTCACCATTGATGGAGCGAGCGGAAGTGTCCTGGATTTTTTTCCCGACCTGCCAGTTTCCCCACCCGCTCCGGTAACGATCAATTCCATCACCTCCGTGCCAGTGTTGAACTTTGCGATGACCAACAACTCCAACCCGGCTGTCGTGGCCGTGACCCTGCAGGACGATGAGTTGCAAATGACCAGTCTTTCACCGGGACAAAGCACGGTGACTTATACCGTCACTGATCTGGACGGCAATGTGGTGACCCGGGAGGTTTCGGTGCTGGTGCGTGAAACCGTCGACGAATGGTTGCTTGCGGGGAATCTGCCAGTGGGTCAGCAGGGCTTTGATGACGACGCGGACTTTGACGGCCTTACGAATATCGAAGAGTTTGCCTTCATGGGTTCGGTGCTTCAAGCCGACGATGCCTCCGTGCGACCCACGGCCGTGACCGTGGACGTGTCAGGCACCGACCGGCAGGGCATCCAGTTCAATGCCCGCAAATTCGGTCCAGGCTTGAAGTATGTGGTGGAGGTCTCGGGCAATCTGTCAGCCGCTTCGTGGGAACCGGTGTGGTCCTGGACCGCTGATTCGTGGCCTCCACAACCCGGAGTGGAGACTGCCGCCATCAATTTGCCCACGCGTTTCATCGACCACGACACTCACTACGAATTCAAGATTTTGGATCCGGTCCCTGTGTCGGTGGGCAATCCACGTTTTCTGAGAGTGCGTCTGATCAAGGATTCCGATCCGGATTAACCGGATCAGCGCCCCCCTCGAATTCTTTTGGAGTGCGGGGCTCGGCACCGCTTTGGATTTGGGATTTGAAAAAGGGATGCGCCATCGATAAACTGGATCAATGCCCCCGGAAGATCCCACCCCAAAAATCCAAAGCGGCGCGGAGCGCCGCACTCCATATTGGCCGCATGCGCCGGCACATCGGTTGGGGGAAGGTGGGACGTTTATTGTGACGGCGGGGACTTATCAGAAAGAAGCGTTCTTTGTTGGCAATGAGCGACTAAAGGGGCTTCACGATGGTCTGTTGAAGTATGCAGCGAAATACGGATGGGATCTGGAGGCTTGGGCGGTGTTTCCGAATCATTATCATTTCATCGGTCATTCGCCCAAGGAAGCGGAAGACGGGGCGGTTTCGCTACGAGGGTTCCTGGCGGATTTTCATCAGCACAGTGCGGGATGGGTCAATGGTTTGGATGCGATGCGGGGTCGCAAAGTATGGAATAACTACTGGGAGACGCGGCTGACTTATGAGAAGAGCTATTTGGCAAGGCTGAACTACGTGCATCAGAATGCGGTAAAACATGGGCTGGTGCCGGTGGCAAATTTGTATCGTTGGTGCAGCGCGGCTTGGTTTGAGCAAGTGGCGGCTCCGTCAGTGGTAAAGACGATCTATGGATTCAACACGGATCAGGTGAATGTGCTGGACGATTTTTGAGGGATTTTTTGGAGTGCGGGGCTTGGCACCGCTTTGGGGGAGGGAAGCCTGGGTGGAGGTGGCGTTGGCAAGATGAGATCCAAAGCGGCGCGGAGCGCCGCACTCCAAACACTCAACTCCACAAGGCGCGATCCAACGCGCGGTAGTTGATGGCTTCGAGGACGCGGTCGGCGATGATGCGGTCTTCGTTGGCGAGATCGGCGAGGGTGCGGGCAACTTTGAGAATACGGTCATGGGCACGGGCGCTGAAGTTCATGCTGGTCATGGCATGCTCGAGATATCCGGCACCTTCAGGATCGAGGGCACAATGTTTGCGGATGAGGCGCGGGGTCATGGCGCTGTTGGTGTGGAGACCACGTTCGTTTTTGAATCGTTCACGCTGGATGGAACGGGCGAGGTCAACGCGCTTACGGATGATGGTGGAGGATTCGGCTTCTTCGGTGGAGGTGAGCGTTTTGTATTCAACCGCAGGGACTTCGACGTGGAGATCGATGCGATCAAGAAGCGGGCCGCTGAGGCGCTGCCGGTATTTCTGGATGGAGGCAGAGTTGCAGCGGCATTGGATCTTAATGCTGCCGTAGTAGCCGCAAGCACAAGGGTTCATGGCCCCGACCATCATGTAATTGGCGGGGAAGGTGATGGAACCGGCGGCGCGGGAGATAGTGACTTTTCCGTCCTCAAGGGGTTGACGCATGACTTCCAAGGTGGAGCGGCGGAACTCGGGGAGTTCGTCGAGGAAGAGCACGCCGTGATGAGCAAGGGAGACTTCGCCGGGACCGGGATTGGTGCCGCCGCCAAGAAGTCCGGCATCGCTGATGGTGTGATGCGGGGCGCGGAAGGGTCGGGTGGCGATGAAGCTGCAGTTTTCGTCGAGGAGGCCGCCAGCACTGTGGATTTTGGTGGTCTCGATGGCCTCCTCCTCGTTCATGGCAGGCATGATGGTAGGGATGCGTTTGGCGAGCATGGACTTGCCGGTGCCGGGCGGGCCGACGAACAAGAGATTATGGCCACCGGCGACGGCGACTTCGATGGCGCGTTTGGCTTCCTGCTGGCCTTTGACTTCGTTGAAGTCGATGGCGTAGTTTTCATGGGCCTGGAAAAACTCGGCGGCGCGGCAGGGTTCGGGTTCGATGTTTTTGTCGCCGCGCAGGTATTCGACGGCTTCGCGCAGGTTGTTGATGCCGACGATGTCGATGCCGCTGACGACGCTGGCTTCGACGGCGACGCGTTTGGGGACGAGGAGGCGCTGACGGCCTTTGGCGCGGGCTTCGAGGGCGATGGCAAGCACGCCGCGAACGGGTCGTAGTTCACCGTCGAGGGCAAGTTCACCGACAATGCTGCAATCGCGCAAGGCTTCGATGGGAAGGTTTTCGCGCGCGGAGACGAGGGCGAGGGCGAGGGGGAGGTCGAAGGCGGGGCCTTCCTTGCGGAGGTCGGCAGGGGCGAGGTTGAAGGTGATGTAGCCGCTGGTGGGCATGTAAAAACCGCTGTTGATGACGGCGGCCATGACGCGGTCGCGGGCTTCTTTAACGGCGGTGTCGGGGAGACCGACGATGGTGATGCGGAACTGGTTGCCGTGGGATTCGTGGCATTCGATCTCGACTTCGACGGCGTTGACGCCGAGCAGGGTGGCGGAATAGGTGCGGGCAATCATACGGGGGTGTTGATGCATGAGTAGCACGGTTTTTGATGAGTGGTGTGGAAAAAACCGCAACGAAGGTGTTTTTGATTTTGTTGCATACATCCGCGTGTTTGGCTGGCTGCGAATCGGAGGTGGTTGGTTGCGATGGCTTGACTTGGACGCGCGTGTGGGTAAACACGGGCGGAAGGTTGGGGTGACTGACAGGCCTCATCCCAATCTTTGATCTTCATGCACCGGTGAACTCGATCGACAGCACCACGGAACCCTCCTTGTCTGGGGAACAGCATGACCTGTTGTTCCGGTTGATCGAGAACGCTCCTTTCGGGGTGTATCTGGTGGATGCGGATTTCCGGCTGCGGCAGGTGAGCGCGGGGGCCATGAAGATTTTTGAGCAGGTGAGGCCGTTGATTGGCAGGGATTTTAATGAGGTGCTGCGGGTGGTGTGGGCGGAGCCGTTTGCGACGGAGGCGATCAAGGTGTTCCGCAACACGCTGGAGACGGGGGAGGCGTTTGAGACGTCGGGGAGCACGGCGTTGCGGCAGGATCTGGGGGTGATGGAGACATATCAATGGAAGATTGAGCGGGTGGCGATGCCGGATGGGAGGCTGGGAGTGGCGTGTTATTTTGCCAACATTACAGAAAGGCAGGAGGCGCAGCAGGAGGCGGCGTTTTTGAGTCAGCTGAGCCAGAAGCTGGCGATGGTGACGGATCCGGCGGAGATCAATGCGATGGCGACTCGGGAGGTGGGGGAGTTTTTAGGACTGCACCGGTGTTATTTTTTTGACGTGCTGCCAGAGGGTGGGGCTTTGAAGATCATGCCGGACTGGCGGCGCAGTGGGAACGATCTGGCGGGGGTGCATCGGATGGATCGGTTGGGCACGGAGGAATGGCGTGAGGCGTTGTATCGGGGAAGGATCGTCATTGATGATGTGCGCGCGCATGAATGGACCAGGGATTTTGCAGACAATTACGAGGCGCTCGACATTCGTGCCTACACGGTGGCTCCGTTTTTGTATGAGGGGCGCTGGGTGGCCTCGGTGAAGGCATGTTCGGATGTGCCGCGGGTATGGAAGAATGGGGATGTGCGCTTGCTGGAGAATGTGGTGGCACGGGTGTGGCCGTTGATTGAACGGGCGCGGGTGGAGGAGGAGTTGCGGGTTTCGGAGGAGAGGTTCCGGACCTTGTTTGAGTCGATTGATGAAGGGTTTTGTGTGATCGAGGTGCTCTTCGATGGTGAGGGAAGGCCGGTGGATTACCGGTTTGAGCAGGCGAATCCGGCGTTTGAGGAATTCACCGGGTTGAGGGGCGTGCTGGGTCGGACGGCGTTGGAACTGGTGCCGGATCTGGAGCCGTTCTGGGTGGAGACTTATGGTCGGGTGGCGATGTCGGGAATGGCGGTGCGTTTCGAGCAGGAGGCGAAGCCGATGAACCGCTGGTTTGAGGTGCATGCATCTCGGATTGGGGGATCGGGGAGCCGCCGGGTGGCGATCGTTTTTAACAACATCACGCACCGCAAGCAGGTGGAGACGGCGTTGGGGCAGCTGACGAGGGAGTCGGATCAGCAGCGGCGTTTGTATGAGACGGTGTTGTCGAACACGCCGGATCTGGTTTACGTGTGGGGGCTGGACCACCGCTTTACTTATGCGAATGAGGCGTTGCTGAAAATGTGGGGCCGGTCAAGGGGGGATGCGATCG encodes:
- a CDS encoding YifB family Mg chelatase-like AAA ATPase; this encodes MIARTYSATLLGVNAVEVEIECHESHGNQFRITIVGLPDTAVKEARDRVMAAVINSGFYMPTSGYITFNLAPADLRKEGPAFDLPLALALVSARENLPIEALRDCSIVGELALDGELRPVRGVLAIALEARAKGRQRLLVPKRVAVEASVVSGIDIVGINNLREAVEYLRGDKNIEPEPCRAAEFFQAHENYAIDFNEVKGQQEAKRAIEVAVAGGHNLLFVGPPGTGKSMLAKRIPTIMPAMNEEEAIETTKIHSAGGLLDENCSFIATRPFRAPHHTISDAGLLGGGTNPGPGEVSLAHHGVLFLDELPEFRRSTLEVMRQPLEDGKVTISRAAGSITFPANYMMVGAMNPCACGYYGSIKIQCRCNSASIQKYRQRLSGPLLDRIDLHVEVPAVEYKTLTSTEEAESSTIIRKRVDLARSIQRERFKNERGLHTNSAMTPRLIRKHCALDPEGAGYLEHAMTSMNFSARAHDRILKVARTLADLANEDRIIADRVLEAINYRALDRALWS